TTATCGTAAGTTGGTACTGATAAGAGAAACGCATCACTAATCGTGAGATTATTTATACCCTTTACTTTGACGTATAAATCGTTAATACACTCTATTTTTTCCTCATTTCTAGCTTCTTTTAAAGCAAGGGCTCCTTTAATTGAAGTTGAATAGATAATCGGAATACCGTAAACGTTCTTCTGTATAGCTCTGTTAATTTCTCCTTTTCCAAATCCCGTACCTGTTTTTAAGGGAGTAAGCACATATAATAGAAAATGGTGAAGAGTGTAATTGCGGACTGTAAGGCTCATTAACTTTAATTTTCAATATTTAGTTAATAAAGATTAATGAAAAGAGTGATAATAGTATCATTATGGGGCAACGTAGGAGATTGGAAGAAAACGAAGTATTATATAGATTACAACGAAATAAAGTGTAGTAGCACAGAAAAAGTTAACGTTGGTAAGCCTACTAAATCTACTACTGCACTTCTTTATGAGGTTTATAGACAAATTTGCGGTGAAGAGAACGTTAAGCCAGTGATTATATTGCCTTACTCCTTAATTTTAAATGATGAAAAATTCAGAAAAGAACTCGAAAAAGTTAACAGTTTAGAATTGAGCTCTAAAGATCTAGAAAAAGGACTTAAGCAGTGGATTGAGGAGCAAGCAAAAAAAGATTATGACGATCTATTACTAAATAATCTTATTAATAATGCCGAATTCATTTACATAGTAGGTCCTCTTACATACTATAAGACTAGTAATAAATCCTTTAATATGTTAGAACAGCTTGATGAGCAAAAAATAACTAGTGCAGAATCAAAAATCCTTTTCAGAAAAAGCGAGAAAATACTTAACGTTATTGAGACAATGATAATAAAAGGGTTGTATGAGATCTTAATGAAAAGCAATTCTAATAAATACAGCGAGATAGAGGTAGTAGTTGATGTTACACATGGGTTAAATTTCTACATACCTAGTTTTATAAACGGCGTAAAAATTGCTACTTCACTTTTAGCTGTGAATAAGATTATACGAAAAGAGGAAATTAAAAAAATATCGATAAGTATTTATGGGAGTTCTCCCGTTTCTAAAGAACCTATAGTTAGCTCAGAAAACATTTCAGCCAGCATATATAATCTAGCTGATATCATTATAGCTAAGAAGGAAGACGATGTAATGGAAAACCTATCCTTTTCTTTACTTCAATCAGAGATAATGAATGAATTATTAACAAGTACGAATTATAAAGCACTAATTAAAAAATATAGGACAATATCCTATTTTTCTATAGGAGTTATTCCATGGGCTATATATTATTCTAAAAGATCCTCAAATAAAGAACTTTTTGATAAAAATATAGATATACAATTTAAAATTAAAAAGAAAAATAATGATATTTTCATTTCTTATAAAACAAAAATTTCCGAGAATAATATAGAAAAAGCTCTAATACTCGAAATATTACTCAGTAAAATTTTAAACGAGATTGAAACTGAGGATGACGGTCAGTGGTTATGTTGTACATTCGATACTCTTAACTTTTTAGCAGAGAATATTTTAGTTACACCCTATACGGATCTACTTAAAGACCAATTAAATATGGATGAAATAGACAAATTCTTTGAAAAGGTTAATGAAAAAACCTATCAGAATAAAAACGATAGATTGAAAGAAGAAGTCATGCTTGATCCTTTTCACTGGGACGAATTTAAGAGAAACTTTATAGCTCATGCTGGGTTATCTAAAGACAATGTAGGTATTGTGAAAATCTATCTAAAAGATAAGAAAGTCTGTTTAAATAAAAAGCTTGAGTAAATTTTCTTTATTTGTAACTAAAACATAATTCTCTCTAACTTCTCTCTCCAATGAGCTTATATCACAGGGGATTAGATTAAACTCTATGTATTTATAAATGTAATCCTCAGTTAATATTTCGCATATTAAAGCCTTAACTATGTTATACATCTCGCTTTTCTCGACATCGTCTTTATAAATCTTATTATAAACGTAAACTATCGTTAATTCTCTCTTATCTTTATACGCATTATAAACATTTCTACCCACTCCAGATACTCTTGAATTCTCTGCGATAAGAGCTTGCTTTACCTTATCCATGATATTCTTAAGCATTTCTATATCCTCTTTAACATTGAAAGTTTCCTCCATTTTCTCTGGTTTCCAAAACGCTCTTGTTTTATCTACTACTGCTAAGTCTTCAAATATATAATATTCTCTATAATCCTTAGTAGAATAATCCAAAATAACAAAATACTTGTTAGATTCGTATGCTTCACTTCCATCCTTATATCTCTTAACTAGTTTAAACCCTAATTCAACTAATCTTTTATAAAAAGCCTCCCTGCTAATTGGCTCAACTGAAATCATATTCTCACCTAGCAACACGGTATATCTAATTTGAAATTATTATCACATGTTATAGTTTGCTGATTACCTTCACATAGTTCAAATTTCATACTTAAATTTACGTTGTTTATATTTTGTCTTATTGTTCTTAAAATTTCCTCTTCTACTTTTTCTGAACCATCCCTAAATTTAGCTTTTCTAATATAATTTAATACTGTATTTTTAAGGACTAGTATAAAATGTACTTTGGTAATATGTTTCTCTATACATAATTCTGATATCATTAATAAATTAATAATAGTCTCTGCAGCTAGTTGTTTTATAAAGTCTGAATTAGGATCTAAAAGTTCATTAATATTTGGAGTCCAATTAATTTTACATTCTATAATTAAACCAATCACTCTTCTCCCAGTTCTATATAAAATAAACCAATCGGCCATAGATCCCTTATTGCAAGACTTAACTGTAAGTTCGTTTATCCTAATACTTCTACTACAAATTCCTTTAACAACATCTTGACACTCCTCCCATTCAGGATCCCTAGCTAAGGCCAAAAAATCGCTATTTTCATCACAGAGTATATTATTGTTAATATTATTACATAATTCTCTATAACAATCGAGTTTGTAGATAACCACGTTTATTACCTCATACTCTGGTTACAACCTCTAATTCTCTAGATAGTAATGGAGCATCCCTTCTAAGATCGCTTATTTTGTTTACTTTACCTCCAGCTACATAATATACATTAAATCCTTGTTTGAACGCCCTTACCAATCCAATTGCTGAATGTGTTTCAATTAAGATACTTTTATCTGTTGGTAAATTTTCTATAAAGTTAACAATAAAATCAACGTGCAAAGATGCGTCAAAGTCCTCTATTAATCCTATGTCTATTAGATCACTCTTTAATAATTCTATAACGAGGTTAAGTGCAAGGAATCTTTTCTGACCGTAACTTAAATTCTTAAACGGAATCCACTTTTTATTAATCCTTACACTATCATAATAGAAGTCCTCAAACTCGATATTTTGTTCCGGATCTGAAACGTAATCCCGTAAAACTTTACGGAAGATTTCTCCCAGCCTAGCATCAGTAATTATAGTATCAGTGTTAAAGTGCCAGTTATTTAAAAATCGAGTATTACATTCGACATTAAATGCGGTTATATGACAATACTTTATATCTTTAAGTATACCTTTAAGATATCGTGTACTCGGTATTTCGATTACATTATTGTTATAGTATAATTCTAACTTAGCATTGTCTCCTCTTTTTTCATTATCAGATATTATTAGCTCATCTTTTAAAAATTTAAGTACGGCATTAATAATCGAACTCTTGCCTCCTCCATTAGGACCATAAAGTATTACAGGCTTTGATAATTCTATCTCAGCAGACTCTATCCCTAAAAAATCTTTAACGATAATTTTCTCAATCTTTACTGTCATATTACTTATCATATCTTAAAGATTTTTAAGTATTTCATACAATATAATATGTGGACAGTTTATTTTTATTCATATACTCATTAACGCCAGTACACGCTGGTATAGGTAGGCAGATAGATGAGTATGTCGACATACCCGTTCAGAGAGATGAGTTTGATATACCAGTTATATGGTCGTCAAGCATAAGGGGATCTTTAGGAAATAATTTCCCAAATCTCAAAAAACTGCTGGGTATTAGGGACAATAAATCGTTTTCGGAATCCGAAATTTCAGTCCTAGATGCAAGGTTGTTTCTGATCCCAGCTAGAACTTTATATGGCATATGGATATATGTAACTTCCCCTCATTTACTCACATACTACTCCATTTATAACGAAATTCTTAATAAAAACTCACCTATAACTATTAATCCTATTCCATTAACTACTAATGATAAAACGATTATTTTCGAGAACGATAAGGCTTATATAAATGAGATATTATTTGATAAGGTTAAAGTTGAGGAGAGTCTGAAAAATCTTTTTAATCTCCTACCAGAGGAGTTAATAAAAAAAGATTTGCCAAAGACTTCAGTATTTGTTACTGACGATAGTGTTGTGAGGGATGTTATCAATAGAAGTCTAATAATCCAGTATAGAGTTAAGCTAAAGGAAAATGAAAAAAGTATTGATGAGGGACCTTGGACTGAAGAGTTCATCCCGATGTTTACAATATTTGTTAGTGGTATAATATGTAAGAGCAATTGCGAAGCAGTTAAAGAAACTATTAACGGTAAGAGTATAATAATTGGCGGAAAGGAAAGTTTAGGCAAAAGTCTGGTGAAATTATATGTTAAATGATCTAATTGTAAACTTCTCCCATGAAATCATCAAATCTATTCTTTCTTTTAATAACAGTGATATAAATAGATCCTTCAGAGAAAGGTGTAGAACATTGTTAACAAACATATATTATAACGGGCTTTATTACACCTTTCTCTATACATCTGCTAGGTCTAAAGGCTTAACTTTCTCGTCACTATTAAGTGTATGTGAAGTTTCGTTAGATTCGATTATAGCTAATAAGGAAGATTCAAAACCAGAAGAGATGTCTTATGCATTATACGGAGATTACTTAGTTTGCTTACTGTATAAGCTAGGACTAATCCCTCATAATACGTTACAAGATAAGGATGAATTACTTAAAGTACTAAAGGAAAATGATCTAACGTTTACTAAAATAACTTATGAGGGGGCTAAGATTATTAAGCTACTAGCAGAGGCAATGATTAAGTGAGGTGAAGCTCTTGATATTATATGTAACAATGGTGACTCCTACACATATAGGTTCTTATGAATCTCATATTCTAGATGACATATGGTTCTTAAAACCATCCTCTATTAAAGGAATTGTAAAGTGGTGGGCTAGAGCAATAATAGGTGGTATTCTATTAGATATGGACATGTTAGATATAGAAATAATAGAAAAATCCCTTTACCAGATAGGATTGGGTTCTAAATTAGGACCTTCGAGGGTAATAATTAGGACATTTACGTTAAAACAACCAGATATTAACAGCAAGGATATAAACGTTTATCACAGACTAAAACTCCTTAGTATGGGAAGAAGAGAGAATAAAGAAGCAAAAGTAAGAGAGTATATGATAGGTGGGGAGTTTGAAATAATTCTAATTAACGATAACTCATTAGTTGATAGGATAACAACGCTTTCCCTCATATTAAGCGGTATAGGTAAAGGAAGTAGAAAGGTTTTAGGCAGCATAGATATAACAAGAGTTGTAAACTTCATGATAACCGAACAAACATTAAAGGACTTCATAGAAAAAACTTATGATAAAATTAAAGAGTTTATTCAGAGCAATCTTACGCCTAAAATAATTAAAACTGAATTAGAATTACCCCCATTTCCAACTCTTAGTAAGAGAACAGCACAAATAGGCATAATAAGGAATTGTGACCCAGTAAAGTTACATAACTTCGTATTAAAGTCTAGAAGAAAGATCAGTGCTGAAGACTCATGGATTTTAGGATTACCTAGAGGTAGAGAAACTGGTTTTATAGTAAAGAATAACATT
The genomic region above belongs to Saccharolobus caldissimus and contains:
- a CDS encoding CRISPR-associated DxTHG motif protein, which produces MKRVIIVSLWGNVGDWKKTKYYIDYNEIKCSSTEKVNVGKPTKSTTALLYEVYRQICGEENVKPVIILPYSLILNDEKFRKELEKVNSLELSSKDLEKGLKQWIEEQAKKDYDDLLLNNLINNAEFIYIVGPLTYYKTSNKSFNMLEQLDEQKITSAESKILFRKSEKILNVIETMIIKGLYEILMKSNSNKYSEIEVVVDVTHGLNFYIPSFINGVKIATSLLAVNKIIRKEEIKKISISIYGSSPVSKEPIVSSENISASIYNLADIIIAKKEDDVMENLSFSLLQSEIMNELLTSTNYKALIKKYRTISYFSIGVIPWAIYYSKRSSNKELFDKNIDIQFKIKKKNNDIFISYKTKISENNIEKALILEILLSKILNEIETEDDGQWLCCTFDTLNFLAENILVTPYTDLLKDQLNMDEIDKFFEKVNEKTYQNKNDRLKEEVMLDPFHWDEFKRNFIAHAGLSKDNVGIVKIYLKDKKVCLNKKLE
- the cmr5 gene encoding type III-B CRISPR module-associated protein Cmr5; the protein is MLNDLIVNFSHEIIKSILSFNNSDINRSFRERCRTLLTNIYYNGLYYTFLYTSARSKGLTFSSLLSVCEVSLDSIIANKEDSKPEEMSYALYGDYLVCLLYKLGLIPHNTLQDKDELLKVLKENDLTFTKITYEGAKIIKLLAEAMIK
- the cmr4 gene encoding type III-B CRISPR module RAMP protein Cmr4, encoding MDSLFLFIYSLTPVHAGIGRQIDEYVDIPVQRDEFDIPVIWSSSIRGSLGNNFPNLKKLLGIRDNKSFSESEISVLDARLFLIPARTLYGIWIYVTSPHLLTYYSIYNEILNKNSPITINPIPLTTNDKTIIFENDKAYINEILFDKVKVEESLKNLFNLLPEELIKKDLPKTSVFVTDDSVVRDVINRSLIIQYRVKLKENEKSIDEGPWTEEFIPMFTIFVSGIICKSNCEAVKETINGKSIIIGGKESLGKSLVKLYVK
- the cmr1 gene encoding type III-B CRISPR module RAMP protein Cmr1, which produces MILYVTMVTPTHIGSYESHILDDIWFLKPSSIKGIVKWWARAIIGGILLDMDMLDIEIIEKSLYQIGLGSKLGPSRVIIRTFTLKQPDINSKDINVYHRLKLLSMGRRENKEAKVREYMIGGEFEIILINDNSLVDRITTLSLILSGIGKGSRKVLGSIDITRVVNFMITEQTLKDFIEKTYDKIKEFIQSNLTPKIIKTELELPPFPTLSKRTAQIGIIRNCDPVKLHNFVLKSRRKISAEDSWILGLPRGRETGFIVKNNIRRASSIIFTYHDKLPFKDTEKIGIVSILQSEDFPDKIIHKGQKHKEHEIKIDNQAIKRAVENIIKDLNNTFKVEWIWP
- a CDS encoding AAA family ATPase; the protein is MTVKIEKIIVKDFLGIESAEIELSKPVILYGPNGGGKSSIINAVLKFLKDELIISDNEKRGDNAKLELYYNNNVIEIPSTRYLKGILKDIKYCHITAFNVECNTRFLNNWHFNTDTIITDARLGEIFRKVLRDYVSDPEQNIEFEDFYYDSVRINKKWIPFKNLSYGQKRFLALNLVIELLKSDLIDIGLIEDFDASLHVDFIVNFIENLPTDKSILIETHSAIGLVRAFKQGFNVYYVAGGKVNKISDLRRDAPLLSRELEVVTRV